One window of Quercus robur chromosome 5, dhQueRobu3.1, whole genome shotgun sequence genomic DNA carries:
- the LOC126725590 gene encoding probable 2-oxoglutarate-dependent dioxygenase AOP1, with protein sequence MGSELQQKLPVLDFSCDNLKPGTSTWLSTSKEVMQALEDYGCFVVVYDKAPLELRNEVFGALEELFDLPTETKMKNKYDQKPLNGYVGQIPKIPLHESMGIDNATTLEGTQTFTNMLWPKGNDRFCARMHWYAKLAAELDQMVARMIHESFGVEKYYESYKESITYLLRVLKNRAPEENEPALGFVAHTDKSFTTVLHQNQINGLEVETKDGEWITVEYSSPSSFVVMAGDALMAWSNDRIQSPSHRVIMSGNEDRYSLGLFSFSSGFLQVPEELVDDEHPLKYKPFDHIGLLRFFKEDGNKSKCPIKAYCGV encoded by the exons ATGGGTTCCGAACTGCAGCAAAAGCTTCCAGTTCTAGATTTCTCGTGTGACAATTTAAAGCCTGGTACAAGCACTTGGCTGTCAACAAGCAAGGAAGTTATGCAAGCACTTGAAGACTATGGCTGCTTTGTCGTTGTTTACGACAAAGCTCCCTTAGAGCTTCGCAATGAAGTCTTTGGTGCCTTAGAAGAGTTGTTTGATCTCCCTACagaaaccaaaatgaaaaacaaatatgaTCAAAAGCCCTTGAATGGTTATGTGGGACAAATTCCCAAAATTCCTCTCCATGAAAGCATGGGCATTGATAATGCTACAACTCTAGAGGGAACTCAAACTTTCACAAATATGTTGTGGCCTAAAGGAAATGATCGTTTCTG TGCACGTATGCATTGGTATGCAAAGCTAGCAGCAGAACTGGACCAAATGGTGGCCAGAATGATACATGAAAGCTTTGGTGTAGAGAAATACTATGAATCTTATAAAGAATCGATCACTTACCTCCTTCGAGTCTTGAAGAATAGAGCACCAGAGGAGAATGAGCCTGCTCTTGGTTTTGTTGCTCATACTGACAAGAGCTTCACAACCGTACTtcaccaaaatcaaatcaacgGGTTGGAGGTGGAAACAAAGGACGGTGAGTGGATTACTGTGGAGTATTCATCACCTTCATCCTTCGTAGTAATGGCTGGTGATGCACTAATG GCATGGAGCAATGATAGAATTCAATCTCCTAGTCATCGAGTAATCATGAGTGGGAATGAAGACAGGTATTCCCTCGGACTATTTTCGTTCAGCAGCGGGTTTCTACAAGTACCTGAAGAGCTTGTTGATGACGAACACCCCTTGAAATATAAGCCGTTTGATCATATTGGATTACTACGTTTCTTCAAAGAAGATGGCAATAAATCGAAGTGTCCAATCAAAGCCTATTGTGGTGTTTGA